In the Vitis vinifera cultivar Pinot Noir 40024 chromosome 2, ASM3070453v1 genome, one interval contains:
- the LOC100252878 gene encoding ubiquinol oxidase 2, mitochondrial gives MMMSRSAMKLLSTATVRTIHGGGEFRRGFFALGARNLSSTVSAVREKPQTEPGSRSAAGHSSFEGGDKSVVSYWGVAPVKLTKEDGTEWKWSCFKPSEAYKADVSIDLGKHHVPRVWTEKVAYWGVKMLRLPTDIFFKRRFEMRAMMLETVAAVPGMVGGMLLHCKSLRRFEHSGGWIRVLLEEAENERMHLMTFMEVAKPRWYERALVFAVQGIFWNFYFVAYVISPKVAHRAVGYLEEEAIHSYNEFIKELDSGNIPNVPAPAIAIDYWRLAPDSTLRDVVMVVRADEAHHRDVNHYASDIHYQGLQLKEFPAPLGYH, from the exons ATGATGATGAGTCGCAGCGCCATGAAGCTTTTGTCGACAGCCACCGTCCGTACCATCCATGGCGGCGGTGAGTTTAGGCGAGGCTTTTTTGCTTTGGGAGCGCGGAACTTGAGCAGCACGGTGTCGGCCGTAAGAGAGAAGCCGCAGACGGAGCCCGGCTCCCGCTCCGCCGCTGGCCACAGCAGCTTTGAGGGCGGTGACAAGTCGGTTGTGAGTTACTGGGGCGTGGCTCCTGTGAAGCTGACCAAAGAGGACGGTACGGAATGGAAATGGAGCTGTTTCAAA CCATCGGAGGCCTACAAAGCAGATGTGTCGATTGATTTGGGGAAGCATCATGTCCCTAGGGTATGGACTGAGAAAGTAGCTTATTGGGGAGTGAAAATGCTCCGACTCCCCACTGATATCTTCTTCAAG AGAAGGTTTGAAATGCGAGCAATGATGCTAGAAACCGTAGCGGCAGTGCCTGGCATGGTGGGAGGGATGCTCCTGCACTGCAAGTCGCTGAGGCGGTTCGAGCACAGCGGCGGATGGATCAGAGTACTCCTAGAAGAAGCCGAGAACGAGCGGATGCACCTCATGACCTTCATGGAAGTAGCCAAGCCCCGGTGGTACGAGCGCGCCCTTGTTTTCGCAGTTCAAGGCATTTTCTGGAACTTTTACTTCGTTGCCTACGTGATCTCTCCCAAAGTCGCCCACCGCGCTGTCGGCTATCTGGAAGAGGAGGCCATACACTCCTACAATGAATTCATAAAAGAGCTCGACAGCGGTAACATCCCGAACGTGCCGGCTCCGGCCATCGCCATTGATTACTGGCGCTTGGCACCAGACTCAACTCTCCGGGATGTTGTCATGGTTGTGAGAGCGGACGAGGCACATCATCGCGATGTAAATCACTACGCATCT GACATACACTATCAAGGACTCCAATTGAAGGAATTTCCTGCTCCTCTTGGGTATCACTGA
- the LOC100247765 gene encoding ubiquinol oxidase 2, mitochondrial isoform X1: protein MNHSAMAKVSGLLLRKVSPQASRFSRPAYMGWMTVHPMPAREQSTLASGDAKEEKPIQVPKTGSENGEQKAIVSYWGVPPANLTKEDGSPWKWHCFRPWETYKADISIDVEKHHKPVKFMDKFAYWTVQALKIPTHMFFQRKHMCHAMLLETVAAVPGMVGGMLLHCQSPRRFEQSGGWIKALLEEAENERMHLMTFIELAKPQWYERAIVFAVQGVFFNAYFLTYLASPKVAHRITGYLEEEAVRSYTEFLKDLDNGSFENVPAPAIAIDYWRLPAESTLRDVVEVIRADEAHHRDVNHYASVGKIMLMLKCLIPDMRNCVSLIDLGCFCLIAGYTMSRAPVQGCSRTSWISLVDVPDFIKWIIRLKVLDFVVFYFHFHNSCGGIPHKFFFISCVCNCFRI, encoded by the exons ATGAATCATAGTGCTATGGCAAAAGTCTCCGGTCTGCTTCTTAGGAAGGTCAGCCCGCAGGCCTCGAGATTCTCGAGGCCAGCGTATATGGGGTGGATGACAGTCCACCCCATGCCGGCTCGGGAGCAGAGTACTCTAGCATCGGGGGATGCAAAAGAGGAGAAGCCGATTCAAGTGCCGAAGACGGGCTCGGAAAATGGGGAGCAAAAGGCAATTGTGAGCTACTGGGGCGTGCCTCCGGCTAATCTGACCAAAGAGGATGGTTCGCCCTGGAAGTGGCACTGCTTTAGG CCATGGGAGACCTACAAGGCAGACATCTCCATTGATGTGGAAAAGCATCACAAACCAGTGAAGTTCATGGACAAATTCGCCTATTGGACTGTCCAAGCTCTCAAGATCCCTACTCACATGTTCTTTCAG AGAAAGCACATGTGCCATGCCATGCTGCTGGAGACGGTGGCAGCGGTGCCAGGCATGGTCGGGGGAATGCTGTTGCACTGCCAGTCCCCGAGGCGGTTCGAGCAGAGCGGAGGTTGGATCAAAGCCCTACTGGAAGAAGCCGAGAACGAGCGAATGCACCTCATGACCTTCATCGAGCTGGCCAAGCCCCAGTGGTACGAGCGCGCCATCGTCTTCGCCGTCCAGGGTGTATTCTTCAACGCATACTTCCTAACATACTTGGCCTCCCCCAAGGTCGCCCACCGCATCACCGGCTACCTGGAGGAGGAGGCCGTCCGCTCCTACACCGAATTCCTCAAGGACTTGGACAATGGCAGCTTTGAGAACGTGCCGGCCCCGGCCATTGCCATTGACTACTGGCGTCTGCCGGCGGAATCAACTCTCCGGGACGTTGTGGAGGTGATCAGGGCTGATGAGGCGCATCACCGGGACGTTAACCACTATGCATCGGTGGGTAAAATCATGTTGATGTTGAAGTGTCTTATTCCTGATATGAGAAATTGTGTGAGTTTGATTGATTTGGGTTGCTTTTGTTTGATTGCAGGATATACAATGTCAAGGGCACCAGTTCAAGGATGTTCCCGCACCTCTTGGATATCATTAGTGGATGTTCCTGATTTCATAAAGTGGATTATTAGATTAAAGGTTTTAGATTTCgtggttttttatttccatttccaCAATTCATGTGGAGGTATTccacataaatttttttttatctcgtGTGTATGTAATTGCTTCAGGATTTAA
- the LOC100247765 gene encoding ubiquinol oxidase 2, mitochondrial isoform X2 translates to MNHSAMAKVSGLLLRKVSPQASRFSRPAYMGWMTVHPMPAREQSTLASGDAKEEKPIQVPKTGSENGEQKAIVSYWGVPPANLTKEDGSPWKWHCFRPWETYKADISIDVEKHHKPVKFMDKFAYWTVQALKIPTHMFFQRKHMCHAMLLETVAAVPGMVGGMLLHCQSPRRFEQSGGWIKALLEEAENERMHLMTFIELAKPQWYERAIVFAVQGVFFNAYFLTYLASPKVAHRITGYLEEEAVRSYTEFLKDLDNGSFENVPAPAIAIDYWRLPAESTLRDVVEVIRADEAHHRDVNHYASDIQCQGHQFKDVPAPLGYH, encoded by the exons ATGAATCATAGTGCTATGGCAAAAGTCTCCGGTCTGCTTCTTAGGAAGGTCAGCCCGCAGGCCTCGAGATTCTCGAGGCCAGCGTATATGGGGTGGATGACAGTCCACCCCATGCCGGCTCGGGAGCAGAGTACTCTAGCATCGGGGGATGCAAAAGAGGAGAAGCCGATTCAAGTGCCGAAGACGGGCTCGGAAAATGGGGAGCAAAAGGCAATTGTGAGCTACTGGGGCGTGCCTCCGGCTAATCTGACCAAAGAGGATGGTTCGCCCTGGAAGTGGCACTGCTTTAGG CCATGGGAGACCTACAAGGCAGACATCTCCATTGATGTGGAAAAGCATCACAAACCAGTGAAGTTCATGGACAAATTCGCCTATTGGACTGTCCAAGCTCTCAAGATCCCTACTCACATGTTCTTTCAG AGAAAGCACATGTGCCATGCCATGCTGCTGGAGACGGTGGCAGCGGTGCCAGGCATGGTCGGGGGAATGCTGTTGCACTGCCAGTCCCCGAGGCGGTTCGAGCAGAGCGGAGGTTGGATCAAAGCCCTACTGGAAGAAGCCGAGAACGAGCGAATGCACCTCATGACCTTCATCGAGCTGGCCAAGCCCCAGTGGTACGAGCGCGCCATCGTCTTCGCCGTCCAGGGTGTATTCTTCAACGCATACTTCCTAACATACTTGGCCTCCCCCAAGGTCGCCCACCGCATCACCGGCTACCTGGAGGAGGAGGCCGTCCGCTCCTACACCGAATTCCTCAAGGACTTGGACAATGGCAGCTTTGAGAACGTGCCGGCCCCGGCCATTGCCATTGACTACTGGCGTCTGCCGGCGGAATCAACTCTCCGGGACGTTGTGGAGGTGATCAGGGCTGATGAGGCGCATCACCGGGACGTTAACCACTATGCATCG GATATACAATGTCAAGGGCACCAGTTCAAGGATGTTCCCGCACCTCTTGGATATCATTAG